A genomic segment from Flavobacterium inviolabile encodes:
- a CDS encoding aminoacyl-tRNA hydrolase produces MKMYIIVKDNIPDKLVPVITAHASLACYRKFEENENMIKWINGIFKKVICLANETEFDNLKNETDFVVLTESSLDNKEVGLAFCPREEYPKKFKFLKMWTPQNI; encoded by the coding sequence ATGAAAATGTACATTATCGTAAAAGACAATATTCCTGACAAACTAGTTCCTGTAATAACAGCACACGCCTCATTAGCCTGTTACCGAAAATTTGAAGAAAATGAAAATATGATAAAATGGATCAATGGGATATTTAAAAAAGTAATCTGCCTGGCGAATGAGACGGAATTTGATAACCTTAAAAATGAAACTGATTTTGTAGTCTTAACGGAATCTTCTCTCGATAATAAAGAAGTTGGTTTGGCATTTTGCCCAAGAGAGGAATATCCGAAAAAGTTTAAGTTTCTAAAAATGTGGACACCACAAAATATATAG
- a CDS encoding ABC-three component system middle component 5 has protein sequence MLVYHSAFDMYHCVYRLIQLLSNLKEEYVELERLRMWDYYLAFPNEMTKIRYEKGNNDIQNLFPKKENPYEIVLDSKIIFEKMKPYQLTAIKTLASYGLVKKDYLTENRITKIDKTLFEDILKNYEPLSDRESNIIKIMTTYFYNMPLYGEKGFKDRTNLLEFRYDA, from the coding sequence ATGCTAGTATATCATTCAGCTTTTGATATGTATCACTGCGTTTACAGATTGATACAATTACTCTCAAATCTTAAAGAAGAATATGTTGAATTGGAAAGATTAAGAATGTGGGATTATTATTTAGCGTTTCCAAACGAAATGACTAAAATTAGATATGAAAAAGGAAATAATGATATACAAAATCTTTTTCCGAAAAAAGAAAATCCTTACGAGATAGTTTTAGACAGTAAGATTATTTTTGAAAAAATGAAGCCATATCAACTAACAGCCATAAAAACATTAGCCTCTTATGGGTTAGTTAAAAAGGATTATTTGACAGAAAACAGAATTACAAAAATTGACAAAACTCTATTCGAAGATATTTTAAAAAACTATGAGCCTTTATCAGATAGAGAAAGTAACATCATAAAAATCATGACCACATATTTTTATAATATGCCATTATATGGCGAAAAAGGATTTAAAGACAGAACTAACTTGTTAGAATTTAGATATGATGCATAA
- a CDS encoding transposase: protein MIGKKGLEIYEYCIMSSHIHMLCKVTDGFTLSDVIRDFKKFTSKKKLSGLAKKLIKAI from the coding sequence TTGATAGGAAAAAAAGGATTGGAAATATATGAATACTGTATTATGTCAAGTCATATACACATGCTCTGTAAGGTAACAGATGGTTTTACACTGTCGGATGTAATAAGGGATTTTAAAAAATTTACTTCCAAGAAAAAGCTTTCGGGATTGGCAAAAAAATTGATTAAGGCCATCTGA
- a CDS encoding ABC-three component system protein, with protein sequence MGDEFKLNDVKADGDIVFGNKETTEIHYHQQNKSRLSILFEKLNSEFENNEEITGLIDDLNRYTIQRDVIGLEQKLEDGNRTDLIDDALWLKEEYYKKLTKFQLYQSAQKIQAHLLATILEKFRNKIRPLIQANASDIEVTCSISDEIINPLVTLIEQEGIEDNILGFSATDIEGMIYYLTGRCHIKWS encoded by the coding sequence ATGGGTGACGAATTCAAATTAAATGATGTCAAGGCTGATGGTGACATTGTTTTCGGAAATAAAGAAACTACTGAAATCCATTACCATCAACAAAATAAAAGCAGATTGTCAATCTTGTTTGAAAAATTAAATTCTGAATTTGAAAACAATGAAGAAATCACTGGACTGATTGACGATTTGAATAGATATACCATTCAAAGAGATGTTATTGGTCTTGAACAAAAATTGGAAGACGGAAATCGTACTGATTTGATTGATGATGCTCTTTGGCTCAAAGAAGAGTACTATAAGAAATTAACTAAATTTCAATTATATCAATCTGCTCAAAAAATACAAGCTCATCTGTTGGCTACAATATTAGAAAAATTCAGAAATAAAATCCGTCCTCTCATTCAGGCAAATGCAAGTGATATAGAAGTTACTTGTTCTATTTCAGATGAAATTATCAACCCTTTAGTTACTTTGATTGAACAAGAGGGGATTGAAGATAACATTCTTGGTTTTTCAGCTACTGATATTGAAGGAATGATTTATTATTTAACAGGTCGTTGTCACATAAAATGGTCATAA
- a CDS encoding WG repeat-containing protein, with protein sequence MNILNKIMALCSVMTLFSCVQGNTQINRNENPLASYTKLEPFQNGFAPVEMNKLSGYIDKKGRNVVPCKYNFVYGFYKGLSVVEVNKKHGVVDSTGREIVPLKYDFIDGFDESNRALVKLAGKWGYIDRKGNEVIPVIYDHASYFREEITTVEENGQWYIMDTMNNRKPVQYDVYKLGSFNDGLASISLYGQSGKGYINKQGKIVIAPQYDYVYDFKEGLGMVKRDEKAGFINKKGEVVVPLLYDGYPDFINGMAAVHLKDSENYGFINKKGTQVIPMKYTGLHDFYDGLAIVSVSGKYGCINKKGETVIPFSYDQMYSGEGNFAVMKGGKGYYIDTKGKVLFPEVYQDVYAFKDGVALVKQNGSWFYIDKKGKRLF encoded by the coding sequence ATGAATATTTTAAACAAGATAATGGCACTGTGCTCCGTTATGACGCTTTTTAGCTGTGTACAGGGCAATACTCAGATAAACAGGAACGAAAATCCTTTGGCCAGCTATACCAAACTGGAACCGTTCCAAAATGGATTTGCCCCGGTGGAAATGAATAAACTATCTGGATATATCGACAAAAAAGGGCGTAATGTTGTACCCTGTAAATACAACTTTGTATACGGATTCTATAAGGGGTTGTCGGTGGTTGAAGTGAATAAAAAACACGGTGTTGTAGATAGTACAGGCCGTGAAATAGTACCCCTCAAATATGATTTTATTGATGGTTTTGACGAGAGTAACAGAGCGTTGGTAAAATTAGCAGGAAAATGGGGCTATATCGACAGAAAGGGAAACGAAGTTATTCCTGTTATTTATGATCATGCCAGTTACTTTCGTGAGGAAATAACTACCGTTGAAGAAAACGGACAATGGTATATCATGGATACTATGAATAACAGAAAGCCGGTTCAATACGATGTTTACAAACTGGGGTCTTTTAATGACGGATTGGCCTCCATTAGCCTTTACGGACAATCGGGCAAAGGGTATATCAATAAGCAGGGGAAAATCGTTATTGCGCCTCAATACGACTATGTTTATGATTTTAAGGAGGGTCTTGGAATGGTAAAACGCGATGAAAAAGCTGGTTTTATTAATAAAAAAGGCGAAGTCGTGGTGCCTTTGCTTTATGATGGTTATCCTGATTTTATTAACGGAATGGCGGCGGTACACCTGAAAGACAGTGAAAACTATGGGTTTATCAATAAAAAAGGAACCCAGGTTATCCCGATGAAATACACGGGTCTACATGACTTTTATGACGGTTTGGCCATAGTCAGTGTGTCAGGAAAATATGGTTGCATTAACAAAAAAGGAGAAACAGTCATTCCTTTTAGCTATGATCAGATGTATTCAGGTGAAGGAAACTTTGCAGTGATGAAAGGCGGAAAAGGATATTATATAGACACTAAGGGAAAGGTACTGTTTCCGGAAGTGTATCAGGATGTGTATGCCTTTAAAGATGGAGTAGCCCTGGTAAAACAAAACGGCAGCTGGTTTTATATAGACAAAAAAGGAAAACGGTTATTTTAA
- a CDS encoding lipocalin-like domain-containing protein: MFKLKSLSLSAIVLIFGLFSCSNDDSSPEQAPVQIEGKWQFTKEGKITNSQEVLNDYQHTSGCSKDYTEILAGNVIKDHYFDNPNCQETIDTGVWNKSNNSMTLVYPNGSAINAEIMELTNTTLKMKYVLSGDTKVVILTKI; the protein is encoded by the coding sequence ATGTTTAAATTAAAAAGCCTGTCTTTATCTGCAATTGTATTAATTTTTGGTTTATTCTCTTGTAGTAACGACGATTCCTCGCCGGAACAAGCTCCCGTTCAGATTGAAGGTAAATGGCAATTTACAAAAGAAGGAAAAATAACAAACAGTCAGGAAGTTTTAAATGATTATCAGCATACTTCAGGCTGTTCCAAAGATTACACAGAAATACTTGCCGGTAATGTCATCAAAGATCATTATTTTGACAACCCAAACTGCCAGGAAACAATTGATACCGGAGTTTGGAATAAAAGTAACAATTCGATGACATTAGTATATCCAAACGGGTCTGCAATCAATGCCGAAATTATGGAATTGACCAATACTACTTTGAAAATGAAATATGTACTTTCCGGAGATACAAAAGTGGTCATTTTAACTAAGATTTAA
- a CDS encoding ankyrin repeat domain-containing protein gives MSFFKKLFGKENKPEPETTEAILPWIEPSENPWNVKLLDLRPISQTMLSSSQNSQMATNAISYGGEDGTSFWGEKPKSNRTIVSNLTFPIDGSLAPGVLFKPEAMEHKWAIYFDGEFLIFIRSWLREVFVLAKTSQRNNTLIIENIIGEFTEGETEAFTNSYLNFLLISHAIGEVIPAPLPEELNLNTRNAGLWAFSSYGNMAHLGVFDETFVAPTTGTLRSHSLLHIAAAKSDINGIVAQVNNGININSLAGDGLATLHWSIVTEGVEPMQKLLELGADPNVTTIQGATPIMNATQSNKIEHLKLLLKFGALVNAKDNRGFTALHRAAEMGHTAIVELLLMNGADKNIQTEGHTALTLAIGRGNKQIIELLN, from the coding sequence ATGTCATTTTTCAAGAAACTTTTTGGTAAAGAAAATAAACCGGAACCTGAAACTACAGAGGCGATTTTGCCCTGGATAGAACCCTCAGAAAACCCCTGGAACGTAAAACTGCTTGACTTAAGACCTATTAGTCAGACAATGCTTTCGAGTTCGCAAAACTCACAAATGGCTACCAACGCCATTTCTTACGGAGGAGAGGACGGAACATCTTTTTGGGGAGAAAAGCCAAAAAGCAACAGAACAATCGTATCTAACCTGACATTTCCTATTGATGGTTCTTTAGCACCGGGAGTATTATTTAAACCTGAGGCAATGGAGCATAAATGGGCCATTTATTTTGATGGCGAATTTTTAATTTTTATTCGCAGCTGGTTAAGGGAAGTTTTTGTTTTGGCTAAAACATCACAAAGAAATAACACCTTAATTATCGAGAATATAATCGGAGAATTTACGGAAGGCGAAACAGAAGCATTCACGAATTCATATTTAAATTTTCTATTGATCAGCCATGCTATCGGAGAAGTTATTCCTGCACCTTTGCCGGAAGAATTAAATTTGAACACCAGAAATGCCGGACTCTGGGCATTTTCAAGTTATGGCAATATGGCACACTTAGGAGTTTTCGATGAAACATTTGTGGCCCCGACAACAGGAACATTGCGTTCCCATTCTTTATTGCATATTGCGGCAGCAAAATCTGATATCAATGGAATTGTAGCGCAGGTCAATAATGGAATAAATATCAATTCTCTGGCTGGTGACGGATTGGCTACGCTGCATTGGTCAATTGTAACAGAAGGTGTTGAACCCATGCAAAAACTATTAGAATTAGGCGCAGACCCAAATGTCACGACAATCCAGGGTGCAACCCCTATTATGAACGCAACACAATCTAATAAAATAGAACACCTGAAGCTATTATTAAAATTTGGAGCGTTGGTAAATGCAAAAGACAACAGAGGATTTACAGCTTTGCATAGGGCTGCAGAAATGGGGCATACAGCAATAGTAGAATTGCTACTGATGAATGGTGCTGATAAGAATATTCAAACAGAAGGCCACACAGCATTGACTTTGGCTATTGGAAGGGGAAACAAACAAATAATTGAGCTTTTAAATTAA
- a CDS encoding DUF1801 domain-containing protein, with protein sequence MDIQEQIKAYIGSQPEPKRSDMQTLHLLILEIMPACKLWFLDGKNSENKTVANPNIGYGFYTIKYADGKTREFYQVGISANKTGISVYILGIDDKTYLAKTYGKEIGNASVTGYCIKFKALKDIHIETLLAAIRYGFEAQNQNN encoded by the coding sequence ATGGACATACAAGAGCAGATCAAAGCATATATCGGCAGTCAGCCGGAACCAAAACGCAGCGACATGCAAACGTTGCACCTCCTCATTCTGGAAATCATGCCGGCATGTAAATTATGGTTCCTCGATGGTAAAAACAGTGAAAACAAAACGGTTGCTAATCCGAATATAGGATACGGCTTCTACACAATAAAATATGCCGACGGAAAAACCAGGGAATTTTACCAGGTTGGTATCAGTGCTAACAAAACCGGAATCTCGGTCTATATCCTTGGTATTGATGACAAGACCTACTTAGCCAAAACGTATGGAAAAGAAATAGGCAATGCGAGCGTGACCGGATATTGCATTAAATTCAAAGCGCTAAAAGACATACACATCGAAACCCTTCTGGCCGCTATACGATACGGTTTTGAGGCACAGAATCAAAACAATTAA
- a CDS encoding RNA ligase family protein: protein MKKLGLSEKDFSEMEKLKWVVTEKVHGANFSFIYEKGTLKFAKRKEYLKWTDDFFGFQLVVNKLEDAILRLFEQLSNEIIGEKYIVYGELFGGKYPHPEINVIKDLYAIQTGVYYTPAIEFCAFDIAIETNGSDSKYYLDYETSLAYFKQFGIFHAKPLFIGKFTEAMNFNIRMNSTIPKEFQLPELQDNLIEGVVIKPFNRIDQSTLLSRPIVKLKNAEFDEEDKFHEAEKWSFVPDISSKTEDLSFIVAELRNYVTQNRLESAVSKIGPLDRSNPLRVSEIKTEFLDDVLIDFNENNNNLLNDLLLSEKEWIIERVDFEINKIMASANG, encoded by the coding sequence ATGAAAAAACTAGGGCTAAGTGAAAAAGATTTTTCCGAAATGGAAAAATTAAAATGGGTTGTTACAGAAAAAGTCCATGGAGCAAACTTTAGTTTCATCTATGAAAAGGGTACTTTGAAATTTGCTAAAAGAAAAGAATACCTGAAGTGGACAGACGATTTTTTTGGTTTTCAATTGGTTGTAAACAAATTAGAAGATGCCATACTTCGCCTCTTTGAGCAGCTGAGCAACGAAATAATCGGGGAAAAATATATTGTTTACGGTGAATTGTTTGGCGGCAAATATCCGCATCCGGAAATCAATGTTATAAAGGATTTATATGCTATTCAAACCGGAGTGTATTATACGCCTGCAATTGAATTTTGTGCCTTTGATATTGCCATTGAAACAAATGGTTCCGATTCGAAATATTATCTGGATTATGAAACGTCACTGGCGTATTTTAAGCAGTTTGGAATATTTCATGCCAAACCATTATTCATTGGAAAATTTACTGAAGCGATGAACTTCAATATCAGAATGAACTCCACGATTCCGAAAGAATTTCAACTTCCGGAATTACAGGACAATTTAATTGAAGGTGTGGTGATCAAACCCTTTAATCGAATCGATCAGAGCACACTTTTATCAAGACCGATAGTAAAACTTAAAAACGCCGAGTTTGACGAAGAAGATAAATTCCATGAGGCCGAAAAATGGTCGTTCGTTCCGGATATTTCCTCTAAAACAGAAGATTTGTCTTTTATTGTAGCGGAATTAAGGAATTATGTCACTCAAAACAGATTGGAAAGCGCCGTCTCTAAAATTGGTCCGTTAGACAGGAGTAATCCGCTTCGGGTTTCTGAAATTAAAACCGAATTTTTAGATGATGTGCTCATCGATTTTAATGAAAATAACAACAATCTTTTAAACGATTTACTGCTTAGCGAAAAAGAGTGGATTATCGAAAGAGTGGATTTTGAAATCAATAAAATAATGGCTTCTGCTAACGGATAA
- a CDS encoding phage tail protein: MKKKDIILFLVCLMANVSVLFSQNDALKILPNGNVGVGTTNPKEKLQVAGNIKSDGRIEDKTGSLTPVGSVIAFAGTQAPDGWLLCDGRSYPVSGDKNDLFKVIGNTYGGASGQFNVPDLRQTFVMGANPANGNEQLGRKGEADRHSHSINPPAQSFTTSTNGAHTHKFNSGWYKRNFGGGGYSGIDTNGTDIKYQTTESDGNHYHSVYVALPTFTSGEYTGQNRPKWTALNYIIKY; this comes from the coding sequence ATGAAAAAAAAGGACATTATACTATTTCTGGTTTGTCTAATGGCAAATGTTTCGGTATTGTTTTCTCAAAATGATGCTTTAAAAATACTTCCGAACGGGAATGTCGGTGTAGGTACAACCAATCCGAAGGAGAAATTACAGGTAGCCGGAAACATTAAATCCGATGGGCGGATCGAGGATAAAACCGGAAGTCTGACGCCGGTAGGTTCCGTCATTGCTTTTGCCGGAACGCAGGCGCCGGATGGCTGGCTGTTGTGCGACGGAAGATCCTATCCGGTATCCGGCGATAAAAATGACCTTTTTAAAGTGATAGGAAATACGTATGGAGGCGCTAGCGGTCAGTTCAATGTACCCGATTTAAGACAAACCTTTGTTATGGGCGCAAATCCGGCAAACGGAAACGAACAGTTGGGCAGAAAAGGAGAAGCCGACAGGCATAGTCACAGTATAAATCCTCCAGCCCAGTCCTTTACCACATCAACAAACGGGGCGCATACCCATAAATTTAATTCCGGCTGGTATAAAAGAAATTTTGGAGGAGGAGGTTATTCCGGGATCGATACCAATGGTACAGATATTAAATACCAGACAACAGAAAGTGATGGAAATCATTATCACTCGGTTTATGTAGCGCTGCCCACTTTTACAAGTGGGGAATATACGGGACAAAATCGACCGAAATGGACAGCTCTGAATTATATCATTAAATACTAA
- a CDS encoding WG repeat-containing protein has protein sequence MYDYKKTAVLLITVMIFFSCLKGNSQAYKSENPLADYTEFYPYKNGYATVGIKRKYGFIDKKGRNIVPCKYNFVYEFYKGLVVVELDGKHGLVDTAGREVVPLKYDFIGGFEESNRAIVKLNGKWGYIDKKGNEIIPVIYESSNQFYEDKTTVKENGQWYIIDTLNNRKQVQLDVDGLGSFHEGLAAINLRGKPEEGYMDKQGKIVISPQYQSASHFHNGLACVKRNEKRGFINKSGKVVVPLLYDGYLHFKDGMAAVSSNDRYGYINTEGTLVIPMKYTNSYGFYHGLAIIRESGKYGCINKKGETVIPFSYDEMYSGEGNFAVKKDGKGYFIDAKENVLFPEVYQSVDAFKDGAALVKQNGIWFYIDKKGKRLF, from the coding sequence ATGTACGATTACAAAAAGACAGCCGTTTTGCTGATAACTGTTATGATATTTTTCAGTTGTTTGAAAGGCAATTCCCAGGCATACAAAAGCGAAAATCCCCTGGCTGACTATACTGAATTCTATCCGTATAAAAATGGATATGCCACAGTGGGAATCAAAAGGAAATATGGATTTATCGACAAAAAAGGACGCAATATTGTACCCTGTAAATACAACTTTGTATACGAATTTTATAAGGGGCTGGTAGTTGTTGAGCTGGACGGAAAACACGGGCTTGTTGATACTGCAGGTCGTGAGGTCGTGCCGCTGAAATACGATTTTATCGGTGGTTTTGAAGAGAGCAACAGAGCCATCGTGAAATTGAATGGCAAATGGGGCTATATCGATAAAAAGGGCAACGAAATTATTCCCGTTATTTATGAAAGTTCCAATCAGTTTTATGAAGACAAGACTACCGTTAAAGAGAATGGGCAATGGTACATTATAGATACCCTGAACAACAGAAAACAGGTCCAATTAGATGTGGACGGGCTCGGCTCTTTTCACGAAGGACTGGCAGCCATTAACTTACGCGGAAAACCGGAAGAAGGTTATATGGATAAGCAGGGAAAAATTGTCATTTCTCCTCAATATCAGAGTGCTTCTCATTTTCACAACGGTCTGGCATGTGTGAAGCGCAATGAAAAAAGAGGTTTTATAAACAAAAGCGGTAAAGTAGTTGTGCCGCTGCTTTATGATGGATATCTTCATTTTAAAGATGGAATGGCGGCTGTAAGTAGCAATGACCGATATGGATATATCAATACAGAAGGAACCCTGGTAATCCCAATGAAATACACGAATTCCTATGGCTTTTATCACGGTTTAGCAATAATCAGAGAGTCAGGAAAATATGGCTGTATCAACAAAAAAGGGGAAACGGTTATTCCGTTTAGCTATGATGAGATGTATTCTGGCGAAGGAAATTTTGCAGTGAAGAAAGACGGAAAAGGATATTTTATAGATGCTAAGGAAAACGTGCTGTTTCCGGAAGTGTACCAGAGTGTGGATGCCTTTAAGGACGGAGCAGCCCTGGTAAAACAAAACGGGATCTGGTTTTATATAGACAAAAAAGGAAAACGGCTATTTTAA